From Saimiri boliviensis isolate mSaiBol1 chromosome 9, mSaiBol1.pri, whole genome shotgun sequence, a single genomic window includes:
- the LOC141585691 gene encoding large ribosomal subunit protein P2-like: MPSVASYLLAALRGNPSPSAKDIKKILGSAGIEVDDDQLNKVISELNRRNIEGVIAQGIGKLASLTASGAVAVSAAPGSAAPGRITCWFAPAAAEQKKDEEEEESEESDNDMGFGLFD, from the coding sequence ATGCCCTCTGTTGCCTCCTACCTGCTGGCTGCCCTTAGGGGTAACCCCTCCCCCAGTGCCAAGGACATCAAGAAGATCCTGGGCAGCGCGGGCATCGAGGTGGATGACGACCAGCTCAACAAGGTTATTAGTGAGCTGAACAGAAGGAACATTGAGGGCGTGATTGCCCAGGGTATTGGCAAGCTTGCCAGCCTAACTGCCAGTGGGGCTGTGGCTGTCTCCGCTGCCCCAGGCTCTGCAGCTCCTGGGCGGATCACCTGCTGGTTTGCCCCTGCTGCAGCAGAGCAGAagaaagatgaggaggaggaggagtctgAAGAGTCAGACAATGACATGGGATTTGGCCTCTTTGATTAA